A DNA window from Limnothrix sp. FACHB-406 contains the following coding sequences:
- the murJ gene encoding murein biosynthesis integral membrane protein MurJ, translating into MTDSPPPSSASELPPPSPAEPAANLDPEPPPPAAPEPTQTGRSILSIASIVAGATLLSKVAGLVRQQVIAAAFGAGPVVDAFAYAYVLPGFLLILLGGINGPFHSAMVSVLAKRDRSEAAVIVETVTTVVCGALLLVSAALVVFAEPAIGLLAPGLSVHNTAAAVQTRELAVLQLQVMAPIAFLAGAIGIGFGTLNAADLYWLPSISPVLSSIVTIGAIGWFAWQQGGSGPETLALGGVLLAASTTAGALLQWLVQLPAQIKAGMGRFRLRWSLRHPGVQAVLGVMGPAALSSGMLQINLYTDLFFASFVPQAAAALNYANLLIQTPLGLVSNVVLVPLLPVLARSADDRPVFIDRLRQGLLVSAIAMLPLSGLTIALADPIVQVIYERGAFNSNDSQLVASVLMAAGIGMFVYLGRDVMVRAFYALGDANAPFRISLVNIGFNALLDWWLVPRFGAAGIVLATVGVNALAMAALLWLLDRRIGGLPWGDWAKPFGGVLLGSFLAGGVAWGVRWGLAGSLGSSLLEQLLLLVLAGSAGLGVFGAVAWQLRLPELQILLRRWRRSE; encoded by the coding sequence GTGACCGACTCTCCGCCTCCTTCCTCCGCTTCCGAATTGCCGCCCCCCTCGCCCGCCGAGCCGGCCGCCAATCTCGACCCTGAACCCCCGCCCCCGGCGGCCCCGGAACCAACCCAGACCGGGCGATCGATCCTGTCCATTGCCAGCATCGTGGCCGGGGCCACCCTCCTGAGCAAGGTGGCGGGCCTGGTGCGCCAACAGGTGATCGCAGCGGCCTTTGGAGCCGGGCCCGTGGTGGATGCCTTCGCCTATGCCTATGTGCTGCCGGGCTTTTTGTTGATTCTGTTGGGCGGCATCAATGGCCCCTTCCACAGCGCCATGGTCAGTGTGTTGGCCAAGCGCGATCGATCGGAGGCGGCAGTGATTGTGGAAACGGTCACCACGGTGGTTTGTGGGGCCTTGCTGCTGGTGAGTGCGGCCCTGGTGGTGTTTGCGGAACCGGCGATCGGGCTGTTGGCTCCCGGCTTGAGCGTCCACAACACCGCCGCCGCCGTCCAAACCCGTGAGCTGGCGGTGTTGCAATTACAGGTAATGGCCCCGATCGCCTTCTTGGCCGGGGCGATCGGGATTGGCTTCGGCACGCTGAACGCCGCCGATCTGTATTGGCTGCCCTCGATCAGTCCCGTTCTGTCCAGCATTGTCACCATCGGGGCGATCGGCTGGTTCGCTTGGCAACAGGGCGGCTCTGGCCCTGAAACCCTGGCGCTGGGTGGGGTGCTGTTGGCTGCCAGCACCACGGCCGGGGCCCTCTTGCAATGGTTAGTCCAACTGCCCGCCCAAATCAAAGCGGGCATGGGACGGTTTCGACTGCGCTGGTCGCTGCGCCATCCGGGCGTGCAAGCGGTGCTGGGCGTGATGGGGCCCGCGGCCCTCTCCTCCGGCATGTTGCAGATTAATCTCTACACGGATTTATTTTTTGCCTCCTTTGTGCCCCAGGCGGCGGCGGCCCTCAACTACGCCAACTTGCTGATCCAAACCCCCTTGGGCCTGGTTTCCAACGTGGTGCTTGTGCCCCTGTTGCCGGTGTTGGCCCGGTCAGCGGACGATCGCCCCGTATTTATTGATCGGCTTCGGCAAGGATTGTTGGTTTCCGCGATTGCCATGTTGCCCCTCAGCGGCCTGACGATCGCCCTGGCTGACCCGATCGTTCAAGTAATCTACGAGCGGGGAGCCTTCAACAGCAACGATTCCCAACTGGTGGCCAGCGTTTTGATGGCCGCCGGGATTGGCATGTTTGTTTATCTTGGGCGGGATGTGATGGTGCGAGCCTTCTATGCCCTGGGTGATGCCAATGCGCCCTTTCGGATCAGTTTGGTCAATATCGGGTTTAATGCGCTGCTGGACTGGTGGCTCGTGCCTCGGTTTGGCGCGGCCGGCATTGTGTTGGCCACGGTGGGGGTGAATGCCCTGGCCATGGCGGCGTTGCTCTGGTTGCTCGATCGACGCATTGGCGGCTTGCCCTGGGGCGATTGGGCCAAGCCCTTTGGCGGTGTGCTGTTGGGAAGCTTCCTGGCTGGGGGCGTGGCCTGGGGGGTGCGCTGGGGGCTGGCGGGATCCTTGGGATCCTCGCTGCTTG